A window from Sinanaerobacter sp. ZZT-01 encodes these proteins:
- a CDS encoding V-type ATP synthase subunit F, whose amino-acid sequence MFKIGVIGDHESVLGFKAVGLSGFPCADSAEAKKTLHRIAREDYAIIYITEGLCKDMMEDLDKYKDVRIPAIIPIPGMDGSYGIGMQNVRKSVERAVGADILFGNDEREKEGR is encoded by the coding sequence ATGTTTAAAATAGGAGTCATAGGAGATCATGAAAGCGTTTTAGGCTTTAAGGCAGTTGGTCTTTCCGGATTTCCTTGTGCTGACAGTGCTGAGGCTAAAAAGACGCTTCATCGAATTGCAAGGGAAGACTATGCCATTATTTATATCACAGAAGGCTTATGCAAAGATATGATGGAAGATTTGGATAAATACAAGGATGTGCGTATTCCGGCAATCATTCCGATACCAGGTATGGATGGAAGTTATGGAATCGGAATGCAGAATGTAAGAAAATCTGTAGAACGGGCTGTAGGCGCAGACATTCTTTTTGGGAATGATGAAAGAGAAAAGGAAGGCAGGTGA
- a CDS encoding V-type ATP synthase subunit C encodes MGNRNMDYVFASARVRSVEKNLLSREKADKMIESKTTEEALKVLSELGYGEENSNLTPLEFNEVLSAEIQRAYTFIFDVAPDKSVFDTFLYPYDYHNLKVLLKAEFSNTEAEPFLMDIGMIPKAKLIVMVRERSFMDMPEEMKRAVQEVIDIFGKTSDPQIVDFILDRACYQSMSRTAECSGSEYIQGYIALLIDTLNLKTFVRLREMKKNWDFFSKVFLPGGKIAESLFISGYEESYEQFAEKLLPYGLNEALSEGAVMLKASGRFTMLEKLCDNRLMQYAKQAKYISFGIEPLAAYLIAKEGDIKNARIIMAGLLQGLSREMIKERQREAYV; translated from the coding sequence TTGGGAAATAGAAATATGGATTACGTGTTTGCTTCCGCACGGGTACGCAGTGTAGAAAAAAATCTTCTCAGTCGGGAGAAAGCGGATAAGATGATTGAAAGTAAAACTACCGAGGAGGCATTAAAGGTTTTAAGTGAGCTGGGATATGGGGAAGAAAACAGCAATTTAACACCCTTAGAGTTTAATGAAGTACTATCCGCAGAAATTCAGAGAGCATATACATTTATATTTGATGTAGCTCCTGATAAGAGTGTATTCGATACTTTCTTATACCCTTATGATTATCATAACTTAAAGGTGCTTTTGAAAGCGGAATTTTCCAATACAGAAGCAGAACCGTTTTTAATGGATATCGGAATGATTCCAAAAGCCAAGCTGATTGTTATGGTAAGGGAAAGAAGTTTTATGGATATGCCGGAAGAAATGAAACGTGCGGTACAAGAGGTTATTGATATCTTCGGGAAAACCTCTGATCCACAGATCGTGGACTTTATTTTAGACCGTGCATGCTACCAATCGATGAGCAGGACAGCAGAATGTTCGGGAAGTGAGTATATTCAAGGATATATAGCACTTTTGATTGATACCCTTAATTTAAAAACTTTTGTGCGGCTGCGTGAAATGAAGAAAAACTGGGATTTTTTCTCCAAGGTATTTTTACCGGGAGGAAAGATTGCAGAGAGTTTGTTTATCAGTGGCTATGAAGAAAGCTATGAACAGTTTGCGGAAAAACTTCTGCCGTATGGTTTAAATGAAGCGTTGTCAGAAGGCGCCGTGATGTTAAAAGCAAGCGGGCGTTTTACGATGTTAGAAAAGCTTTGCGACAACCGTTTAATGCAGTATGCGAAGCAGGCAAAGTATATCTCTTTTGGAATTGAGCCATTAGCGGCTTATCTGATTGCGAAAGAAGGAGATATAAAAAATGCTAGAATCATAATGGCTGGTCTTTTGCAGGGACTTTCCCGGGAAATGATAAAGGAAAGACAGAGGGAAGCATATGTTTAA
- a CDS encoding V-type ATP synthase subunit E, translating into MGIEKITEQILIDAKDDARRIFDKGRYDSRDLERQAQHKIKIMQADTEKRSEDDAETLKIRKDSVAQLEGRKLRLKAKQEVISKSFDLALEKLSNMEEEAYLNLLERCMNETGMEKGEILLNKKDRDFIGQKLVNRVNKNGFHFVLSKEEISAKGGFLLRDGAVEVNSTFETMINAVREAVTPEVVKVLFN; encoded by the coding sequence ATGGGCATTGAAAAAATAACAGAACAAATCCTCATAGATGCCAAAGACGATGCCAGAAGAATTTTTGATAAAGGGCGTTATGACAGCCGTGATTTAGAGCGTCAGGCGCAACATAAGATCAAAATTATGCAGGCTGATACAGAAAAACGCAGTGAAGATGATGCGGAAACTCTGAAAATAAGAAAAGATTCCGTCGCTCAGCTGGAGGGACGGAAGCTGCGTCTTAAGGCAAAACAGGAGGTCATTTCCAAAAGCTTTGATCTGGCATTGGAAAAATTATCTAATATGGAAGAAGAAGCGTACCTTAACTTACTGGAGCGGTGTATGAATGAAACCGGGATGGAAAAGGGAGAAATTCTTTTAAATAAAAAAGATCGAGATTTTATTGGGCAAAAACTGGTAAACCGTGTAAATAAAAATGGTTTTCATTTTGTCTTATCGAAGGAAGAAATTTCCGCTAAAGGAGGCTTTCTTCTTCGTGATGGAGCTGTAGAAGTGAATTCTACATTTGAAACGATGATTAATGCCGTGAGGGAAGCGGTAACGCCGGAAGTAGTAAAAGTCCTCTTCAATTAA
- a CDS encoding V-type ATP synthase subunit K, whose translation MFTEIISTLFNGSYVAMLGAALAALAGIGSAKGVGIAGEAASAVVAEDPKKFGQALILQALPGTQGIYGLLIAFLIMLKIGLLGGAGMINVTTEQGLYIFASALPIFIVGIISGIAQGKAAASAIMLIAKRPEEIAKGMVYTAMVETYAVLALLISFLMLNGIQVG comes from the coding sequence ATGTTTACAGAAATAATCAGTACACTATTTAATGGAAGTTATGTTGCTATGTTAGGTGCCGCACTGGCTGCTTTGGCAGGTATCGGCAGTGCAAAAGGTGTTGGAATTGCCGGTGAAGCAGCTTCCGCTGTTGTAGCAGAAGATCCGAAAAAGTTTGGTCAGGCTTTAATTTTGCAGGCATTGCCAGGTACGCAGGGTATTTATGGACTGTTGATTGCCTTTTTAATCATGTTGAAAATTGGACTGTTGGGGGGCGCCGGCATGATAAATGTAACAACCGAGCAGGGACTTTATATCTTTGCTTCAGCCCTTCCGATTTTTATTGTAGGTATCATTTCCGGTATTGCGCAAGGTAAAGCGGCTGCTTCTGCAATTATGCTGATTGCAAAACGTCCGGAAGAAATTGCAAAAGGTATGGTTTACACAGCAATGGTAGAAACCTATGCGGTATTAGCGTTATTAATTTCTTTCTTAATGTTAAATGGAATTCAAGTAGGCTAA
- a CDS encoding V-type ATP synthase subunit I, whose translation MAIVRMQKLSAIGLGSGKKILIDQLMKLGVVQLNVQDSKMNDEEWAGLVSIDENDAAAAGIEARMTDASQALEAIAKHETTKAPLFFTRRKIQRELFQKLVEEDQTVESQIKRINEASEGITELINELNRIDVAKLALYPWRDYDLPLDVQGTKYCEWMRGMIPATASLSKLRDTLEEKTPRYELQLVASDAEQQYISLLYLKKEKEEIEEILRQFGFAVSQGLELDGTPQQIILNYEKQTADIREQIRELELKIQKEQDGKQNIETYYDSLAIKKDQALILRRLLVTNRTFYLDGWMPKVAAEEVEKLLEDNDCWYEITDPEKGEETPVLMQNGAFSAPFEAVTKLYALPDSRGIDPTSYFSFFYALFFGMMLSDAAYGLIIAVATFVILKKYPLEGMMAQLMKMFFYCGIFTVFWGVMFGGYFGDIVTIVAKNFFNADVTIPAVWFNPLDEPMKMLTFSFILGAIHLFLGMGVSGYMSIRDGRPWDAVFDIGLWYVLLIGLVLWLGGKMAALVGPTATNIGMWMTIVGAVGILLTGGRDKKGLGKLTGGLGSLYGITGYLADVLSYSRLLALGLATGVIASVINTLGSLAGGGIGGAILLTIVFIIGHAYNLSINALGSFVHSSRLQYVEFFGKFYQSGGEAFQPFYENTKYVKISREEN comes from the coding sequence ATGGCGATTGTCAGAATGCAAAAGCTTTCTGCCATTGGACTTGGTTCCGGTAAAAAAATCTTAATAGATCAGCTTATGAAGCTGGGTGTTGTTCAACTCAATGTACAAGACAGCAAGATGAACGATGAAGAGTGGGCAGGTTTGGTATCGATTGATGAAAACGATGCGGCAGCTGCGGGAATAGAGGCACGGATGACGGACGCTTCACAGGCCTTAGAAGCAATTGCTAAACATGAAACGACAAAGGCGCCACTTTTTTTTACCAGAAGGAAGATACAACGAGAGCTTTTTCAAAAATTGGTAGAAGAAGACCAAACTGTTGAAAGTCAGATTAAACGAATTAATGAGGCATCAGAGGGAATTACAGAATTAATAAATGAGTTAAATCGGATTGATGTTGCAAAGCTTGCACTATATCCTTGGAGGGACTATGATCTTCCATTGGACGTGCAGGGAACAAAATACTGTGAGTGGATGCGAGGAATGATACCGGCAACGGCCAGTTTATCAAAGCTTCGAGATACATTAGAAGAAAAGACGCCACGCTATGAGTTGCAGTTGGTGGCGAGCGATGCGGAGCAGCAATATATTTCTCTTTTATATTTGAAAAAAGAGAAAGAAGAAATCGAAGAGATTTTGCGGCAATTTGGCTTTGCAGTAAGCCAAGGATTAGAATTGGATGGAACGCCGCAGCAGATTATTTTGAATTATGAAAAGCAAACGGCAGATATAAGAGAGCAGATACGAGAATTAGAGCTGAAAATTCAAAAAGAGCAAGATGGAAAACAAAATATTGAAACATATTATGATAGTCTTGCAATAAAAAAAGATCAGGCATTGATCTTGCGTCGACTTTTGGTGACAAACCGTACTTTTTATTTAGACGGGTGGATGCCAAAGGTTGCGGCAGAAGAGGTAGAAAAATTATTAGAGGATAACGATTGCTGGTATGAAATTACCGATCCTGAAAAGGGAGAAGAGACTCCTGTGCTTATGCAAAATGGCGCATTTTCTGCACCGTTTGAGGCAGTTACAAAACTTTATGCACTCCCCGATTCAAGAGGGATTGACCCTACGTCGTATTTTTCCTTCTTTTACGCATTATTCTTTGGGATGATGCTTAGCGATGCGGCCTATGGCCTTATCATTGCGGTGGCAACGTTTGTTATTTTGAAGAAATATCCGCTTGAAGGAATGATGGCACAGTTGATGAAAATGTTTTTTTATTGCGGTATTTTCACAGTGTTCTGGGGTGTTATGTTTGGAGGATACTTCGGAGATATTGTTACCATTGTCGCCAAGAATTTCTTTAATGCGGATGTAACGATACCGGCTGTTTGGTTCAATCCACTGGATGAGCCGATGAAGATGCTGACGTTTTCCTTTATTTTGGGAGCGATTCATCTGTTCTTAGGTATGGGAGTCAGCGGTTATATGTCGATTCGAGACGGAAGACCGTGGGATGCCGTATTTGACATAGGACTTTGGTATGTCCTTTTGATTGGACTGGTTCTTTGGTTAGGCGGAAAGATGGCGGCACTTGTAGGCCCAACAGCTACTAATATTGGAATGTGGATGACAATCGTGGGTGCTGTAGGCATTTTACTTACCGGAGGAAGAGACAAAAAAGGCCTTGGAAAGCTTACCGGAGGTCTCGGTAGTTTATATGGAATTACCGGGTATTTAGCAGATGTTTTATCGTATTCCAGATTATTGGCTTTGGGGTTGGCAACCGGTGTTATTGCTTCGGTTATCAATACGCTTGGAAGCCTTGCAGGTGGTGGAATCGGCGGAGCAATTTTACTGACAATTGTTTTTATAATTGGTCACGCCTACAATTTGTCCATCAATGCATTGGGTTCTTTCGTACATTCCAGCCGTTTACAATATGTCGAATTTTTTGGTAAATTTTATCAAAGTGGAGGGGAAGCCTTCCAGCCATTTTATGAAAATACAAAATATGTGAAGATTTCGAGGGAGGAAAACTAA
- a CDS encoding Rossmann-like and DUF2520 domain-containing protein has translation MEWDRVRHSLLEVIHMKIGFIGAGKVGFSLGKYLSLYGIPVAGYYSRNYESAKSAAAFTHSSAFSDLKALLNVSDTLFLTVPDGEIESLWDDIKELPINNKKICHCSGCLSSSVFHGIEALGAFGYSVHPLYAISSQTESYKELQRAIFTLEGSFFYLSEMKTMFESTGSSVQIISGEKKALYHAAAVCASNQMLALAKVSQNLLLRCGFSDDLAQQALRPLMLGNMEKLCTTSLEDALTGPIERGDIQTVLHHLDFLEEEETMLYLILSKQLLKIARKKNPNRSYKKIELLLLEEMKGRAQ, from the coding sequence ATGGAATGGGACCGGGTGCGTCACTCCTTATTGGAGGTGATACACATGAAAATAGGTTTTATCGGTGCGGGAAAAGTTGGTTTTTCCCTTGGTAAATACCTCAGCCTTTACGGAATTCCCGTAGCAGGCTATTACAGCAGAAATTATGAATCTGCAAAATCAGCAGCAGCATTTACACATTCATCCGCTTTTTCTGATTTAAAAGCACTATTAAATGTGAGTGATACCCTGTTCCTCACCGTACCTGACGGTGAGATTGAAAGCTTATGGGATGACATAAAAGAGCTGCCAATTAATAATAAAAAAATATGTCACTGCAGTGGTTGTTTATCTTCATCGGTTTTTCACGGAATCGAAGCCTTGGGAGCTTTCGGTTATTCCGTACATCCGCTTTATGCAATCAGCAGTCAAACGGAATCATACAAGGAGCTTCAAAGGGCAATTTTTACCCTGGAAGGTTCTTTTTTTTATTTAAGCGAGATGAAAACAATGTTTGAAAGCACAGGTTCCTCCGTACAGATCATTTCGGGAGAGAAAAAAGCGCTGTACCACGCAGCTGCGGTCTGTGCCAGCAATCAGATGCTTGCACTTGCAAAAGTTTCTCAAAACTTACTCCTTCGCTGCGGCTTTTCAGATGACTTAGCACAGCAAGCACTAAGACCGCTGATGCTTGGAAATATGGAAAAGCTGTGTACAACCAGCCTGGAAGATGCTCTCACAGGCCCAATAGAACGTGGAGACATTCAGACTGTTTTACATCATCTTGATTTCTTGGAAGAAGAAGAAACCATGCTCTACTTAATCTTATCGAAACAATTGCTTAAAATTGCAAGAAAAAAAAATCCAAATCGTTCTTACAAAAAAATAGAACTGCTATTATTAGAAGAAATGAAAGGAAGGGCTCAATGA
- the panB gene encoding 3-methyl-2-oxobutanoate hydroxymethyltransferase has translation MKNTAITFKDAKKNRQKLSMLTAYDYSTAKLMDQSGIHGILVGDSLGMVMLGYKDTLAVTMEDMLHHTRAVARGAKNSLIVADMPFLSYHTGINEAVTNAGRLIKEGGAQAVKLEGGSSFCKEIEAITRASIPVMAHLGLTPQSIHTFGGFKVQGKTQEAAQALLNDAREVEASGAFALVLECVPEKLAKKISEALSIPTIGIGAGAGCDGQILVYQDMIGMYSDFTPKFVKQYINVGTQMKQAFASYIEEVQEGIFPQKEHTFSIEDSVIDQLY, from the coding sequence ATGAAAAATACGGCAATTACTTTTAAAGATGCGAAAAAGAACAGACAGAAGCTCAGTATGCTTACCGCTTACGACTACTCTACTGCTAAATTAATGGATCAGTCCGGTATTCACGGTATTTTAGTCGGAGACTCGTTAGGCATGGTAATGCTAGGCTACAAGGATACCCTTGCTGTAACGATGGAGGATATGCTTCATCATACAAGAGCTGTCGCCAGAGGTGCTAAAAACTCCCTTATTGTTGCAGATATGCCGTTTCTGTCTTACCACACTGGTATAAATGAGGCAGTCACCAACGCCGGACGTCTGATAAAAGAAGGGGGTGCTCAGGCTGTAAAGTTAGAGGGAGGTTCATCCTTCTGCAAAGAGATTGAAGCGATTACACGTGCGTCCATTCCGGTTATGGCACACTTGGGTTTGACACCTCAGTCCATTCACACTTTTGGCGGTTTCAAAGTACAAGGAAAAACCCAAGAAGCTGCTCAGGCACTTCTAAACGATGCAAGGGAAGTTGAAGCTTCCGGAGCATTTGCTCTCGTTTTAGAATGCGTACCGGAAAAGCTGGCAAAAAAAATCAGTGAAGCACTTTCCATTCCAACCATCGGTATTGGTGCAGGTGCCGGATGTGACGGTCAAATTCTCGTTTACCAGGATATGATCGGCATGTATTCTGATTTTACACCTAAATTCGTAAAACAATATATAAATGTAGGTACACAAATGAAGCAAGCCTTTGCTTCCTACATTGAGGAGGTCCAAGAGGGAATCTTCCCGCAAAAAGAACACACCTTCAGCATAGAAGATTCCGTTATCGATCAATTATACTAA
- the panC gene encoding pantoate--beta-alanine ligase: protein MPIIYTIPEIRKYVKAWKEEGLSIGFVPTMGFLHEGHKSLIERAVKENDRVIVSDFVNPTQFGPKEDLKTYPRDLDRDSQLCEQAGASLLFCPSPEEMYSEDYTTYVNMEQLSEELCGKSRPNHFRGVCTVVTKLFHIVTPHCAYFGKKDAQQLAIIQRMVRDLNFDIKIVGCPIIREEDGLAKSSRNTYLNPHERKAALVLSQALNLGKQHLLQGETSSNVLIDAMTRQIEQEPLAKIDYINIVDASSMQLIETVNRPVLCAMAVYIGKTRLIDNFFWPE from the coding sequence ATTCCTATTATTTACACCATTCCTGAGATTCGTAAGTATGTAAAAGCTTGGAAAGAAGAAGGCCTGTCTATCGGATTCGTTCCTACCATGGGTTTTCTGCACGAAGGGCATAAGAGTTTGATTGAAAGAGCCGTAAAAGAAAACGACCGAGTGATTGTCAGTGATTTTGTCAATCCCACACAATTTGGCCCCAAAGAAGATCTAAAGACCTATCCCCGTGATCTAGATCGAGACAGCCAGCTATGTGAACAGGCAGGTGCCTCTCTCTTATTTTGCCCGTCTCCTGAGGAAATGTATTCTGAAGACTATACCACCTATGTCAACATGGAACAACTCAGCGAAGAACTCTGCGGGAAAAGCCGTCCGAATCATTTTCGTGGTGTGTGTACCGTTGTCACAAAGTTATTTCATATCGTGACACCACACTGTGCTTATTTTGGAAAAAAGGATGCACAGCAGCTGGCTATTATTCAACGTATGGTACGAGACTTAAACTTCGATATTAAAATTGTAGGCTGCCCTATTATTCGTGAAGAAGATGGGCTTGCAAAAAGCTCTAGAAACACCTATTTAAACCCGCATGAAAGAAAGGCTGCACTTGTACTTTCTCAGGCGCTTAATCTTGGTAAGCAGCATTTATTACAAGGGGAAACTTCAAGTAATGTTTTAATTGATGCTATGACAAGGCAAATTGAACAAGAACCTTTAGCAAAAATTGACTACATTAATATAGTCGATGCTTCCTCCATGCAATTGATTGAGACAGTAAATCGTCCCGTATTATGTGCTATGGCTGTATACATCGGCAAAACCCGCCTCATTGATAATTTTTTCTGGCCAGAATAA
- the panD gene encoding aspartate 1-decarboxylase, whose translation MNLTMLKGKIHRATVKQAELNYVGSITVDMDLLDAANILEYEMVQIVDINNGSRFETYTIAGERGSGMICLNGAAARCVQPGDKIIIMCYCQMNQSEAKEHKPHVVFLNEENQIDQCFRYELHGEIK comes from the coding sequence ATGAACCTGACAATGTTGAAAGGAAAAATTCACCGTGCTACTGTAAAACAAGCGGAATTAAATTATGTAGGAAGCATTACTGTGGATATGGATTTGCTTGATGCTGCAAATATTTTGGAATATGAAATGGTACAAATTGTCGACATCAATAACGGCAGCCGCTTTGAAACGTATACCATCGCAGGCGAACGTGGCTCCGGAATGATCTGTTTAAATGGTGCTGCGGCACGATGTGTACAACCCGGTGATAAAATAATCATTATGTGTTATTGTCAAATGAATCAATCCGAAGCAAAAGAGCACAAACCTCATGTTGTCTTTTTAAATGAAGAGAATCAAATTGACCAATGCTTTCGCTATGAACTGCATGGTGAAATAAAATAG
- a CDS encoding cupin domain-containing protein, whose translation MNPLIMDFGPEPYVADLETIAEFNDNFRSALWTGEHLQVVLMSILPGGDIGLEKHPDVDQAIIIENGSGVVQMGDSAENLDYEADFYQDYIIIIPAGKWHNVINTAGIPLKLVTIYAPPEHPRGTEQKNKPIE comes from the coding sequence ATGAACCCATTAATAATGGACTTTGGACCGGAACCATACGTAGCGGATCTTGAGACTATTGCAGAATTTAATGATAACTTTCGTTCTGCTTTATGGACGGGAGAGCATCTGCAGGTTGTGCTAATGAGTATTTTGCCGGGAGGAGATATTGGACTGGAAAAACACCCTGATGTAGATCAAGCGATTATTATCGAAAATGGAAGTGGAGTGGTGCAGATGGGCGACTCAGCAGAAAATTTAGATTACGAAGCAGATTTTTATCAGGATTATATTATTATTATACCTGCAGGGAAATGGCATAATGTAATAAATACAGCAGGGATTCCTCTTAAACTGGTCACAATTTATGCGCCGCCGGAACATCCAAGAGGCACGGAGCAAAAAAATAAGCCAATAGAATAA
- a CDS encoding FeoA family protein, whose amino-acid sequence MKLNELKVGHTGIICKVGGEGALRRRLLDMGITPNTKIMVRKVAPMGDPIELHLRSYELTIRLDDAEKIEVEELIS is encoded by the coding sequence ATGAAATTAAACGAACTGAAAGTAGGGCATACCGGCATTATTTGCAAGGTCGGTGGAGAAGGCGCTCTGCGAAGAAGATTATTAGATATGGGGATCACACCAAATACAAAAATTATGGTTCGAAAAGTCGCTCCAATGGGTGACCCAATTGAACTTCATCTGCGCAGCTACGAATTAACCATCCGATTGGATGACGCAGAGAAAATTGAAGTGGAGGAATTGATATCATGA
- the feoB gene encoding ferrous iron transport protein B, with translation MNSSTAVKIALIGNPNCGKTTLFNQLTGSNQHVGNFPGVTVEKKEGSIRKHKGATVIDLPGIYSLSPYTSEEVVTRDYLLKEKPDCIINIIDATSIERNLYLTLQLMELDLPMVLALNMMDEVRASGTSIDISKLQEKLGIPVVPISASKNEGTEELTQRTIKAAEQQLLPKKIDFCDGYVHTAIHSIAHLIGREANEAGLPLRFAATKIVEGDEPVMRSLNLLEPEIDIIAHIVDDMESHLKTDREAAMADMRYAYIGKVCDATVVKLGETKEHLRSVKIDNILTHKYFAIPIFLGIMLIVFWLTFGVFGTALSGLLAAAIDQFTAFSSQSLLQAGVSTALHSLIIDGVFVGVGSVLSFLPTIVILFCFLSILEDSGYMARVAFVMDKLLRKIGLSGRSFVPMLIGFGCSVPAIMATRTLPSERDRKMTILLTPFMSCSAKLPIYATFTAAFFSEYKALVMFSLYVMGILVSILYGLLLQKTIYKGKPVPFVMELPSYRFPAPKSVLLHMWEKAKDFLIKAFTIIFIATIIIWALQSFDFGFNMVTDSQDSMLAALGKLASPIFAPLGFGDWRAATALITGLTAKEAVISTFAVLMNASDTSAVIAMLSDIFTPLQAFSFLTFCLLYMPCVAAMAAVKRELGGYRVAIFAMAAQTVIAWLTALIIYQAGLFIL, from the coding sequence ATGAACAGCAGCACCGCTGTAAAAATAGCCTTAATCGGAAACCCGAACTGTGGAAAAACCACTTTATTTAACCAATTGACAGGAAGCAACCAGCATGTTGGTAATTTCCCCGGTGTAACCGTCGAGAAAAAAGAAGGCAGTATCCGTAAACACAAGGGGGCTACTGTCATTGATCTACCCGGTATTTATTCTCTTTCCCCTTATACTTCTGAAGAAGTCGTCACAAGAGACTACCTTTTAAAAGAAAAGCCAGATTGTATCATTAATATCATTGATGCGACCAGTATTGAGCGGAACTTGTATCTTACCTTACAGCTTATGGAATTAGACCTTCCGATGGTATTGGCACTAAACATGATGGACGAAGTTCGTGCCAGCGGAACTTCCATAGATATTTCAAAGCTTCAAGAAAAGCTTGGTATTCCGGTCGTTCCGATTTCGGCCAGTAAAAATGAAGGCACTGAAGAATTAACGCAACGGACGATTAAAGCAGCTGAGCAACAGCTTCTACCAAAAAAAATTGATTTTTGCGATGGGTACGTTCACACTGCAATCCACTCCATTGCTCACTTGATTGGAAGGGAAGCCAATGAAGCCGGACTTCCGCTTCGCTTTGCTGCAACTAAAATAGTAGAGGGCGATGAGCCAGTTATGCGTTCTCTTAATCTTCTTGAACCGGAAATTGATATTATCGCCCACATTGTAGATGATATGGAATCACACCTCAAAACAGACCGTGAAGCCGCCATGGCAGACATGCGTTATGCCTATATCGGAAAGGTCTGTGATGCAACGGTGGTCAAGTTGGGAGAAACAAAAGAACACTTACGTTCTGTCAAAATAGATAACATTTTAACACACAAATATTTTGCAATTCCAATTTTTTTGGGAATCATGCTCATTGTCTTTTGGCTTACCTTCGGGGTATTTGGCACAGCACTAAGCGGCTTGCTCGCAGCGGCAATTGATCAATTCACTGCGTTTTCCAGCCAGTCACTACTGCAGGCTGGTGTAAGTACTGCACTCCATTCTCTGATCATTGACGGCGTTTTTGTCGGTGTTGGAAGTGTACTCTCTTTTCTTCCTACTATTGTAATACTATTTTGCTTTCTTTCCATTTTAGAAGACAGCGGATATATGGCGCGTGTCGCATTTGTTATGGACAAACTTTTGCGTAAGATCGGTCTTTCCGGACGTTCCTTTGTCCCTATGCTGATTGGGTTCGGCTGCTCTGTTCCTGCTATTATGGCAACGAGAACGCTTCCAAGTGAAAGAGACCGTAAGATGACCATTTTACTGACACCATTTATGTCTTGCAGTGCCAAACTTCCAATTTATGCAACCTTTACTGCAGCTTTTTTCAGTGAATACAAAGCACTTGTTATGTTTTCACTATATGTAATGGGGATTTTAGTAAGTATCTTATATGGACTTTTATTGCAAAAAACTATATATAAAGGAAAGCCGGTTCCATTTGTCATGGAGCTGCCTTCCTATCGTTTCCCCGCACCTAAATCAGTCCTGCTTCATATGTGGGAAAAAGCAAAGGATTTCTTAATCAAGGCCTTCACGATCATTTTTATTGCTACTATAATTATATGGGCTTTACAGAGCTTTGATTTTGGATTTAATATGGTGACCGACAGCCAGGATAGTATGCTTGCTGCTTTGGGTAAATTAGCTTCTCCGATTTTTGCACCGTTAGGATTTGGTGACTGGCGGGCTGCAACTGCACTGATTACCGGATTGACGGCAAAAGAAGCTGTAATCAGTACCTTTGCCGTCTTAATGAATGCAAGTGATACTAGCGCGGTCATCGCAATGCTTTCTGATATATTTACACCGCTTCAAGCTTTTTCTTTTCTCACATTCTGTCTTTTATACATGCCTTGTGTTGCAGCAATGGCAGCTGTGAAAAGAGAATTGGGAGGGTACCGTGTCGCAATATTTGCAATGGCGGCTCAAACAGTCATTGCTTGGCTTACCGCCCTCATCATATACCAAGCCGGATTATTTATTTTATAA